A region from the Capra hircus breed San Clemente chromosome X unlocalized genomic scaffold, ASM170441v1, whole genome shotgun sequence genome encodes:
- the SLITRK2 gene encoding SLIT and NTRK-like protein 2, which yields MLSGVWFLSVLTVAGILETESRKTAKDICKIRCLCEEKENVLNINCENKGFTTVSLLQPPQYRIYQLFLNGNLLTRLYPNEFVNYSNAVTLHLGNNGLQEIRTGAFSGLKTLKRLHLNNNKLEVLREDTFLGLESLEYLQADYNYISAIEAGAFSKLNKLKVLILNDNLLLSLPSNVFRFVLLTHLDLRGNRLKLMPFAGVLEHIGGIMEIQLEENPWNCTCDLLPLKAWLDTITVFVGEIVCETPFRLHGKDVTQLTRQDLCPRKSTGDSAQRGGHADTHIPRLSPTLNPALNPTRAPKASRPPKIRNRPTPRVTVSKDRQSFGPIMVYQTKSPVPLTCPSSCVCTSQSSDNGLNVNCQERKFTNISDLQPKPTSPKKLYLTGNYLQMVYKNDLLEYSSLDLLHLGNNRIAVIQEGAFTNLTSLRRLYLNGNYLEVLFPAMFDGLQSLQYLYLEYNVIKEIKPLTFDALINLQLLFLNNNLLRSLPDNVFGGTALTRLNLRNNHFSHLPVKGVLDQLPAFIQIDLQENPWDCTCDIMGLKDWTEHANSPVIINEVTCESPAKHAGEILKFLGREAICPDGPNLSDGTVLSMNHNTDTPRLLSVSPSSYPELHTEVPLSVLILGLLVVFILSVCFGAGLFVFVLKRRKRVPSVPRSANSLDVSSFQLQYGSYNTETQDKADGHVYNYIPPPVGQMCQNPIYMQKEGDPVAYYRNLQEFSYSNLEGKKEEPATLAYTISATELLEKQAPREPELLYQNITERVKELPSAGLIHYNFCTLPKRQFTPSYESRRQNQDRINKTVLYGTPRKCFVGQSKADHPLLQAKPQSEPDYLEVLEKQTAISQL from the coding sequence ATGCTGAGCGGCGTCTGGTTCCTCAGCGTGTTAACCGTGGCCGGGATCTTAGAGACGGAAAGTCGCAAAACTGCCAAAGACATTTGCAAGATCCGCTGCCTGTGCGAAGAGAAGGAGAACGTCCTGAATATTAACTGCGAAAACAAAGGATTTACAACGGTCAGCCTGCTCCAGCCCCCCCAGTACCGAATCTATCAGCTCTTCCTCAATGGCAACCTCCTGACCAGACTGTACCCCAACGAGTTCGTCAACTACTCCAATGCAGTGACTCTCCACCTGGGCAACAACGGGCTGCAGGAGATCCGTACCGGGGCGTTCAGCGGGCTGAAGACCCTGAAGAGGCTGCACCTCAACAACAACAAGCTCGAGGTGCTGAGGGAGGACACTTTCCTGGGCCTAGAGAGCCTGGAGTACCTGCAGGCCGACTACAATTACATCAGCGCCATCGAAGCGGGGGCCTTCAGCAAGCTGAACAAGCTCAAAGTGCTCATCCTGAATGACAACCTCCTGCTATCGCTGCCCAGCAATGTGTTCCGCTTCGTCCTGCTGACCCACCTAGACCTGCGAGGGAACCGGCTGAAACTGATGCCTTTTGCGGGGGTCCTCGAGCACATAGGGGGCATCATGGAGATCCAGCTGGAGGAGAACCCCTGGAACTGCACATGCGACTTACTTCCACTCAAGGCTTGGCTGGACACCATCACTGTTTTCGTGGGGGAGATTGTCTGTGAAACCCCCTTCCGCTTGCATGGCAAAGATGTCACCCAGCTGACCAGGCAAGATCTCTGCCCCAGAAAAAGTACTGGCGACTCGGCTCAGAGGGGCGGCCACGCTGACACACACATCCCGAGGCTGTCACCTACCCTGAATCCTGCTCTCAACCCGACCCGGGCTCCAAAAGCCAGCCGACCACCCAAAATAAGAAACCGTCCCACCCCCCGGGTCACAGTGTCGAAGGATAGGCAGAGCTTTGGCCCCATCATGGTGTACCAGACCAAGTCCCCGGTGCCCCTCACCTGCCCCAGCAGCTGTGTCTGCACCTCTCAGAGCTCTGACAATGGGCTGAACGTCAACTGCCAAGAACGGAAGTTCACCAACATCTCCGACCTGCAGCCCAAACCCACCAGTCCAAAGAAACTCTACCTGACAGGGAACTATCTTCAGATGGTCTATAAGAACGACCTCTTAGAATACAGTTCTTTGGATCTGCTGCATCTAGGCAACAATAGGATTGCAGTCATTCAGGAAGGTGCCTTCACAAACCTGACCAGTTTACGCAGACTTTATCTAAATGGCAATTACCTTGAAGTGCTGTTTCCGGCTATGTTTGATGGGCTGCAGAGCTTGCAGTATCTCTATTTAGAGTATAATGTCATTAAGGAAATTAAGCCACTGACCTTTGATGCTTTGATTAACCTACAGCTGTTGTTTCTGAATAACAACCTGCTGCGTTCCCTGCCTGATAACGTATTTGGGGGCACGGCCCTCACCAGGCTGAATCTGAGAAACAACCATTTTTCTCACCTGCCAGTGAAAGGAGTTCTAGATCAGCTTCCGGCTTTTATCCAGATTGATCTCCAAGAGAACCCCTGGGACTGCACCTGTGATATCATGGGACTGAAGGACTGGACAGAGCATGCCAATTCCCCTGTCATCATCAATGAGGTGACCTGTGAATCTCCCGCGAAACATGCCGGGGAGATCCTGAAGTTTCTGGGGAGGGAGGCGATCTGTCCAGACGGTCCGAACTTATCAGACGGAACCGTTTTGTCAATGAATCACAACACAGACACACCTCGCTTGCTCAGTGTGTCTCCCAGTTCCTACCCTGAACTGCACACTGAAGTTCCACTTTCCGTCTTAATTTTAGGATTGCTGGTTGTCTTTATCTTATCTGTCTGTTTTGGCGCTGGCTTATTTGTCTTTGTCCTGAAACGCCGGAAGCGGGTGCCCAGTGTTCCCAGGAGTGCCAACAGCTTAGATGTAAGTTCCTTCCAGTTACAGTATGGCTCTTACAATACTGAGACCCAGGATAAAGCAGACGGCCACGTCTATAACTACATCCCTCCACCTGTGGGCCAGATGTGCCAAAACCCCATCTACATGCAGAAGGAAGGAGACCCGGTGGCCTATTACCGAAACCTGCAAGAATTCAGTTACAGCAAcctggaggggaagaaagaagagcCAGCCACACTTGCTTACACTATCAGTGCCACAGAGCTGCTGGAAAAACAGGCCCCGAGAGAGCCCGAGCTGCTGTATCAGAATATCACTGAGCGGGTCAAGGAGCTGCCCAGTGCGGGACTCAT